One stretch of Chitinophagales bacterium DNA includes these proteins:
- a CDS encoding insulinase family protein, whose product MKRYQLILVFLFVFCSITKAQNHLPPNFFLSTLDNGLQILVVEDNSVPLSTIEICVKNGSYTESDEFNGLSHLYEHMFFKANKDIPSQEAYLKRVNELGIQFNGTTSEERVNYFFTMPVHNLDAGLQFMNSAIRYPLFLPSEMKKEDPVVDGEFQRAESDPTFSLEDKFNRKMWGGLYSRKNPIGDHQIILSATQEKMKVIQGKYYWPNNSILVIAGDVHHNEVFDKVKNIFGDWQPSGFDAFQKWPIPEVKPLGGDTLNFVLTNQNARVPIVFQGWHGPDTRNDVKSTYAADIFSTILGLASSKFQRELVDSGLALQAGLSYQSAKYTGPIQLFCVPNPVHLKECMKKLEGEINQFDNADYFTDEQLETAKNQLIIQDTYNKEKTSSYVHTVTFWWASASIDYYTTYNDMVKQVTRQDIQDYIHKYIKGHSKVSGILLPPQMQDAMKINSYNDLMN is encoded by the coding sequence ATGAAGCGTTACCAATTAATTTTAGTGTTCCTGTTCGTATTTTGCAGCATTACCAAAGCGCAAAATCATTTACCTCCTAATTTCTTTTTAAGTACACTCGACAATGGGCTGCAAATATTAGTGGTAGAAGATAATAGCGTTCCATTATCAACAATAGAGATATGTGTGAAAAACGGGAGCTATACAGAATCCGATGAATTCAACGGGCTCTCTCACCTTTACGAACACATGTTTTTTAAAGCAAACAAAGATATTCCCTCACAGGAAGCCTATCTGAAGCGTGTAAATGAATTAGGCATTCAGTTCAACGGGACTACTTCAGAGGAGCGTGTTAATTATTTCTTCACTATGCCTGTGCACAACCTGGATGCCGGCTTGCAGTTTATGAACAGTGCCATACGCTATCCTCTTTTCCTTCCTTCAGAAATGAAAAAGGAAGATCCGGTTGTAGATGGAGAATTTCAACGGGCAGAGTCTGATCCTACTTTTTCGCTCGAAGATAAATTTAACCGCAAGATGTGGGGCGGCTTATATAGCAGGAAAAATCCTATCGGAGACCATCAGATTATTCTATCTGCCACACAGGAAAAAATGAAAGTTATCCAGGGGAAATATTACTGGCCTAATAATTCCATCCTCGTTATAGCCGGAGATGTACACCATAACGAGGTTTTTGATAAGGTAAAAAATATATTTGGTGACTGGCAGCCATCCGGCTTTGATGCTTTTCAAAAATGGCCCATTCCTGAAGTAAAGCCCCTGGGTGGCGACACGTTAAATTTTGTGCTCACCAATCAGAATGCCAGAGTGCCTATCGTATTCCAGGGTTGGCATGGTCCCGATACGCGAAATGATGTGAAATCAACATATGCTGCTGATATATTCTCTACGATCTTAGGCCTTGCTTCTTCAAAATTCCAGCGTGAGTTAGTAGATAGCGGCCTTGCACTCCAGGCTGGTTTAAGCTATCAGTCTGCTAAGTATACAGGCCCCATCCAGCTTTTTTGTGTGCCCAATCCCGTGCACCTTAAAGAGTGTATGAAAAAACTGGAAGGCGAAATTAATCAGTTCGACAATGCTGATTATTTTACTGATGAACAATTAGAAACTGCAAAAAATCAACTAATTATCCAGGATACGTATAACAAAGAAAAAACATCCTCGTACGTGCATACTGTTACTTTCTGGTGGGCTTCAGCCAGTATAGATTATTATACAACATATAATGACATGGTAAAGCAGGTAACACGCCAGGATATACAAGACTATATCCATAAATATATAAAAGGGCACTCCAAAGTATCCGGCATCTTGCTTCCACCCCAAATGCAGGATGCAATGAAAATAAATAGTTATAATGATCTAATGAATTAA
- a CDS encoding insulinase family protein, which translates to MKRISLNIVLSSTLCLLMWTDAFAQNGVEELNVDGLKVYFKHTPKEVISVRLFVDGGTANYTLDKQGVEAMAYNLAVNGGTTSKNKVAFKTAAEKIGTEFGFQATLDYGDIDMTCVKPFWDESWALFTDAVMHPAFDPYEFKLIQDQMIASAKQAEANPDAYLQKLALQMSFKQKNYEKDPQGSSASLTGLTVDDVKSYYSSVIGKGRCFLVVVGNISEDDVTSKVKATLASLTSKSLAKKGSRVVLSTSGQNIVDRDISTNYLCGVMSGPLLNSPDGIPMMMAMNIMYDRFFVELRTKRSLSYAPAAYFNSNAITSPYSMLYISTDTPKKAISVMVDLLNSVKREGFKPEELTDKKEQFLTAYLSGLETSAGQSNAIGRWALRGNVKMYDEFVTRANAVTLKDLNRVIDQNTGAIMWTYLGHKADVQPTDFVQTTVYKNKPY; encoded by the coding sequence ATGAAAAGAATTTCATTGAACATAGTTCTCTCGTCAACATTATGTCTGCTTATGTGGACAGATGCATTTGCGCAGAATGGTGTTGAAGAATTAAATGTTGATGGTTTAAAAGTGTATTTTAAGCACACTCCTAAAGAAGTAATAAGTGTCAGGTTATTTGTTGATGGCGGTACTGCAAATTATACCCTCGATAAACAAGGAGTAGAGGCCATGGCATATAACCTGGCAGTTAATGGTGGAACTACTTCTAAAAACAAAGTGGCATTCAAAACTGCTGCTGAAAAAATAGGCACCGAATTCGGTTTTCAGGCCACACTTGATTATGGCGATATTGACATGACGTGTGTTAAGCCTTTTTGGGATGAATCCTGGGCACTGTTTACGGATGCGGTTATGCATCCTGCTTTTGATCCTTATGAGTTCAAGCTTATACAGGATCAAATGATAGCGAGTGCCAAACAAGCCGAGGCAAACCCTGACGCATATCTTCAAAAGCTTGCCTTACAGATGTCTTTCAAGCAGAAGAATTATGAAAAAGATCCCCAGGGCTCCTCTGCTTCTTTAACGGGCCTGACGGTAGATGATGTGAAATCCTATTACAGCAGCGTAATTGGAAAGGGTCGTTGCTTTCTGGTGGTGGTGGGCAATATTTCTGAAGATGATGTAACTTCAAAAGTGAAAGCAACACTGGCTTCTTTAACTAGTAAAAGCTTGGCAAAGAAAGGATCGCGCGTAGTGCTTAGCACTTCAGGTCAAAATATTGTAGACCGCGATATTTCTACTAATTATCTATGTGGTGTAATGTCAGGACCGCTTCTGAATTCGCCTGATGGCATTCCCATGATGATGGCGATGAATATCATGTACGATCGCTTTTTTGTAGAGTTGAGAACCAAGCGAAGCCTGTCTTATGCACCTGCTGCATATTTTAATTCCAATGCTATTACCAGTCCGTACAGCATGCTTTATATCTCTACCGACACGCCTAAAAAAGCCATTTCCGTAATGGTAGACCTGTTAAATAGTGTGAAGCGGGAAGGGTTTAAGCCTGAGGAATTAACAGACAAGAAAGAACAATTCCTTACTGCATATCTATCAGGGTTAGAAACATCTGCCGGTCAATCTAATGCCATTGGCAGATGGGCATTGCGCGGAAACGTAAAGATGTACGATGAATTTGTAACAAGGGCAAACGCAGTTACCCTGAAAGATCTTAACCGTGTGATTGACCAGAATACCGGTGCCATTATGTGGACCTATCTTGGACATAAAGCGGATGTGCAGCCAACAGATTTTGTACAAACCACCGTATATAAGAATAAGCCTTATTAA